The following proteins are encoded in a genomic region of Actinomadura sp. NAK00032:
- a CDS encoding CU044_5270 family protein → MDEFQMIATMLDEPPTPETESTVRHRVLNGMREPGRPARRAWRRPVLWSGFGLAATAAAVTGAVVLSSGTAPRAPDPGHEPAAVQPMSAKTVLLTAAEHAEAAPARGKYWHVLRIQSNAFYDEQGDYWVLGRQLIGQWTRPDGRSWTGFRGLDPVPMSPKDAAPFRRAGSPDPNPISPMLDKDTGRKTFSVCDRGMTFRQVQALPTDPGELRSALKRAIPRDHPTAGRTPDEVVKNCATDLLSFVPAPPKVRAATYRMLAAMPGVTTMGAVTDERGRKGVGLHVRVLREVADTLVIDPESSFVLSTSRTSPNVPGKVDKALYLQAGWTDSAPRIPTLP, encoded by the coding sequence ATGGACGAGTTCCAGATGATCGCCACGATGCTGGACGAACCGCCCACGCCGGAGACCGAGAGCACCGTCCGCCACCGCGTCCTCAACGGGATGCGCGAGCCGGGGCGGCCCGCGCGCCGCGCCTGGCGCCGGCCCGTCCTGTGGAGCGGCTTCGGCCTGGCCGCCACCGCCGCCGCCGTCACGGGGGCGGTCGTCCTGTCGTCCGGGACGGCCCCGCGTGCGCCCGATCCCGGCCATGAGCCGGCCGCCGTGCAGCCGATGTCGGCGAAGACCGTGCTTCTCACCGCCGCCGAGCACGCCGAGGCAGCACCGGCCCGCGGCAAGTACTGGCATGTCCTGAGGATCCAGTCGAACGCCTTCTACGACGAGCAGGGGGACTACTGGGTGCTCGGTCGCCAGCTGATCGGGCAGTGGACCCGCCCGGACGGCCGGTCCTGGACGGGATTCCGGGGACTCGACCCCGTGCCCATGTCCCCCAAGGACGCGGCCCCCTTCCGGCGGGCCGGCTCGCCCGACCCGAACCCGATCTCCCCCATGCTCGACAAGGACACCGGGAGGAAGACCTTCTCGGTCTGCGACAGGGGCATGACGTTCAGGCAGGTCCAGGCGCTGCCGACCGACCCCGGCGAGCTGAGGAGCGCGCTGAAGCGGGCGATCCCGCGCGACCACCCCACCGCGGGGAGGACCCCGGACGAGGTCGTGAAGAACTGCGCGACCGACCTGCTCAGCTTCGTCCCCGCACCCCCGAAGGTTCGCGCCGCCACCTACCGGATGCTCGCCGCCATGCCCGGGGTCACGACCATGGGCGCGGTCACTGACGAGCGCGGACGCAAGGGGGTCGGGCTGCACGTGCGGGTCCTGCGCGAAGTGGCCGACACCCTGGTCATCGATCCGGAGTCCTCCTTCGTGCTGAGCACGTCGCGCACCTCTCCCAATGTCCCCGGCAAGGTCGACAAGGCGCTGTACCTCCAGGCCGGCTGGACCGACAGCGCCCCGAGGATCCCCACCCTTCCCTGA
- a CDS encoding RNA polymerase sigma factor, with the protein MTAPPDTAPTDAELLAASVRDGDRFAAVYDRHYADVHRYIAGRLGPQAADDVVAETFLAAFRSRAAFDPSRGSVRPWLFGIATNLVARHRRTETRRYQALAQVGADRDPGGHDDRVAASVSAARLQPALARALAALSRKDRDVVLLKALAQLTHEEIADVLGIPYGTVGSRLNRARKKLRAVLPAHSEGL; encoded by the coding sequence GTGACCGCCCCGCCCGACACGGCTCCGACGGACGCGGAACTGCTCGCCGCGTCCGTCCGCGACGGCGATCGCTTCGCCGCCGTCTACGACCGGCACTACGCCGACGTCCACCGCTACATCGCCGGACGCCTCGGCCCGCAGGCGGCCGACGACGTCGTGGCCGAGACCTTTCTCGCCGCGTTCCGCAGCCGGGCCGCCTTCGACCCGTCCCGCGGGTCCGTCCGGCCCTGGCTGTTCGGCATCGCGACCAACCTCGTCGCCCGGCACCGCCGCACCGAGACCCGCCGCTACCAGGCGCTCGCGCAGGTCGGTGCGGACCGCGACCCCGGCGGCCACGACGACCGGGTCGCGGCCTCGGTGTCCGCGGCGCGGCTCCAGCCGGCGCTGGCCCGCGCGCTCGCCGCGCTGTCCCGCAAGGACCGCGACGTCGTGCTGCTCAAGGCTCTCGCCCAGCTCACCCACGAGGAGATCGCCGACGTCCTCGGCATCCCGTACGGCACCGTCGGCTCCCGCCTGAACCGGGCGCGCAAGAAGTTGCGCGCCGTACTGCCCGCCCACTCGGAAGGACTGTGA
- a CDS encoding DUF397 domain-containing protein, whose translation MDLSNATWRKASRSGENGGNCVELADVAGASVVAVRDSKNPDGPVLLLTRAALRTAVQSAADIH comes from the coding sequence ATGGACCTGAGCAACGCCACCTGGCGCAAGGCAAGCCGCAGTGGCGAAAACGGCGGCAACTGCGTAGAGCTGGCGGACGTGGCCGGTGCGTCGGTGGTGGCGGTGCGGGACAGCAAGAACCCGGACGGGCCCGTCCTCCTGCTGACCCGCGCGGCCCTGCGCACGGCCGTCCAGTCCGCCGCCGACATCCACTGA